The following coding sequences lie in one Calidithermus timidus DSM 17022 genomic window:
- the accD gene encoding acetyl-CoA carboxylase, carboxyltransferase subunit beta, with the protein MALERLFRRRRTQGEVRDVPELWTRCPGCDAPIYKKDLEQNLYVCPKCGHHMRFPALRRIESLADAGSFEQTTRLKPADPLEFVDTEPYVKRLERYQKEAGRPDAIVGGRCLIGEVPSVLLVMDAAFAGGSMGSVVGEEIARGAELAAQENRALVIVSASGGARMQEAALSLMQMAKTTLALDRLWARRLPYVSILTDPTTGGVTASFAAIADVIFAEPGALIGFAGPRVIKQTIRQDLPEGFQRSEFLLKHGMVDRVVDRRKLKEAVARVLRQFAGGARAAGV; encoded by the coding sequence GTGGCCCTTGAACGTTTGTTCCGCCGTCGGCGCACCCAGGGCGAAGTCCGCGACGTCCCCGAGCTGTGGACCCGCTGCCCAGGCTGTGATGCGCCCATCTACAAGAAAGACCTCGAGCAAAACCTCTACGTCTGCCCCAAGTGCGGCCACCACATGCGCTTTCCCGCCCTGCGCCGCATCGAGTCCCTGGCCGACGCTGGCTCCTTCGAGCAGACCACCCGGCTCAAGCCCGCCGACCCGCTGGAATTCGTGGACACCGAGCCTTATGTCAAGCGTCTCGAGCGCTACCAGAAGGAGGCCGGTCGCCCCGACGCCATCGTGGGAGGGCGCTGCCTGATCGGGGAGGTGCCCAGCGTGCTGCTGGTCATGGACGCGGCCTTCGCCGGGGGTTCGATGGGCAGCGTGGTGGGCGAGGAGATCGCCCGGGGAGCTGAGCTGGCCGCCCAGGAGAACCGCGCCTTGGTGATCGTCTCGGCCTCGGGGGGAGCCCGTATGCAGGAAGCGGCCCTCTCGCTGATGCAGATGGCCAAGACCACCCTGGCCCTCGACCGACTGTGGGCCAGGCGCCTGCCCTACGTCTCCATCCTCACCGATCCCACCACCGGGGGCGTGACCGCCAGCTTTGCCGCCATCGCCGACGTGATCTTCGCCGAGCCGGGGGCCCTCATCGGCTTCGCTGGGCCCCGGGTGATCAAGCAGACCATCCGCCAGGACCTACCCGAGGGCTTTCAGCGCTCGGAGTTCCTGCTCAAGCACGGCATGGTGGACCGCGTGGTGGACCGTCGGAAGCTGAAGGAGGCGGTGGCGCGGGTGCTCAGGCAATTCGCGGGGGGTGCGCGTGCCGCTGGAGTTTGA